In Populus alba chromosome 1, ASM523922v2, whole genome shotgun sequence, a single window of DNA contains:
- the LOC118062724 gene encoding uncharacterized protein isoform X3, with product MPSLKMKTNLNMSSLREKKCLSVCQKSNIISKKSCSQVSVSQQAAESDKCVQKCQDGYVASSMEIYTQGEDIKTDEAVDQQDLPRDGNSQFLKQPPTSVDSGTTGDMESIYNFASNLETIFSPVLELIEVHSVANIYGDAGSNSDLNVPGLGIDDSDDNRSSCDYQTCNISDFFISDMIIASLPFDGSTVVNDFTDANHFPDYKYAEPSMLFDVAEECMILPFLEDTAKMSDSDDKKSCEEAMIDSDNSSLYLAINQIRSCDQESELNIDSDQAEDFDPQLFIKNLPELSDVVSNFLPSIHPKESCRRRSVTLVLDLDETLVHSTLEHCDDADFTFTVFFNMREHIVYVKQRPHLHTFLERVAEMFEVVIFTASQSIYAAQLLDILDTDRKLISQRLYRESCIFSDGSYTKDLTVLGVDLAKVAIIDNSPQVFRLQVNNGIPIKSWFNDPSDCALISLLPFLETLVDADDVRPIIAKRFGLYEGHQADC from the exons aTGCCATCATTAAAAATGAAGACCAACCTAAACATGAGCTCTCTACGAGAAAAAAAATGTCTCAGTGTGTGTCAAAAGTCTAATATAATATCCAAAAAATCATGCTCCCAAGTCTCAGTTTCTCAACAAGCAGCAGAATCTGACAAGTGTGTTCAGAAATGTCAGGATGGCTATG TTGCTTCGAGCATGGAAATATACACCCAGGGGGAGGACATTAAAACTGATGAAGCTGTTGACCAGCAAGACTTACCACGTGATGGAAATTCTCAGTTTCTGAAGCAGCCACCAACCTCTGTAGATTCTGGCACAACTGGGGATATG GAATCTATATATAACTTTGCATCAAACTTGGAGACAATTTTTTCTCCTGTTCTGGAGCTCATTGAAGTCCACAGTGTGGCAAATATTTATGGTGATGCAG gGAGTAACAGTGATCTTAACGTGCCAGGTTTGGGTATTGATGACAGTGATGATAACAGAAGCTCATGTGATTATCAAACTTGCAACATATCAGATTTCTTTATTTCTGACATGATTATTGCTAGCTTACCATTTGATGGGAGCACTGTTGTCAATGATTTCACTGATGCCAATCATTTTCCTGATTACAAGTACGCTGAGCCAAGTATGTTGTTTGATGTGGCTGAAGAGTGCATGATACTACCTTTTCTTGAGGATACTGCAAAAATGAGCGACTCTGATGATAAGAAATCATGTGAAGAAGCCATGATAGATTCAGACAATAGTAGCTTATATCTAGCAATTAATCAGATAAGATCTTGTGACCAGGAATCTGAACTAAACATTGACTCAGACCAAGCAGAAGACTTTGATCCTcagttatttataaaaaatttacctgAATTATCTGATGTGGTTTCAAATTTTCTGCCCTCTATCCACCCTAAGGAGTCTTGCAGAAGAAGGTCCGTAACCCTAGTGCTTGATTTGGATG AAACACTTGTCCACTCAACATTGGAACACTGTGATGATGCAGACTTCACCTTTACTGTGTTTTTCAATATGAGAGAGCACATAGTGTACGTAAAACAGAGGCCTCACCTCCACACTTTCTTGGAGAGAGTTGCAGAGATGTTTGAAGTTGTTATCTTCACTGCTAGCCAGAGTATCTATGCCGCACAACTTTTGGACATACTGGACACTGATAGAAAGCTTATATCTCAGCGGCTTTATCGTGAATCATGTATTTTTTCAGATGGAAGTTACACAAAAGATTTGACAGTTTTAGGTGTTGATCTTGCTAAAGTTGCCATAATTGATAATTCGCCACAG GTTTTCAGGCTGCAAGTAAATAATGGGATTCCTATTAAGAGTTGGTTTAATGATCCATCAGATTGCGCACTAATTTCATTACTACCCTTCTTAGAGACCCTGGTTGATGCTGATGATGTCCGGCCCATAATTGCAAAGAGATTTG